AGCCCCCGGGAAGGGGAGCAGCGCGGGACCCGTGTGGCCGGCGCTGTCTCCAGGAAGGCCTTCCCGCATGCTCCGCTCCCTCGCGTTCCTCGGCTCTGCGCTCCTCGCCGTTCCGGCCGCCGCGCTCACCATCGATTTCGAGACCTTCAGCCACGGCGACATCGTGGCGAACGGCAGCACGGCCCAGTCCGGCTACACGCTCGAAGTCGACCACGCGTCGCGCAACTTCGACCTCGCGGTCGCCTTCGACACCAACATCGCGCCGTCCCAGACCTCGGACGACGACCTGCTCAGCGACGGCGGGTGGAGCGGGGGCAACCTCGCGTCCGACACGGACCTCGGCAGCATCCTGATCCTGCAGGAGAACGACAACTGCTCGGCCTCCAACTGCTCGGACCCCGACGACGAGGGGCGCCGCCCGGCCGGCACGTTCACCTTCCTGCTCGACCAGACCTATTCCCTGTTCGCCTTCGATCTCGTCGACGTCGAGGACTCCACCGCGGAAGCCGGAGAGATCTCCTTCTTCCTGGGCGGTACGAAC
This genomic interval from Myxococcota bacterium contains the following:
- a CDS encoding PEP-CTERM sorting domain-containing protein encodes the protein MLRSLAFLGSALLAVPAAALTIDFETFSHGDIVANGSTAQSGYTLEVDHASRNFDLAVAFDTNIAPSQTSDDDLLSDGGWSGGNLASDTDLGSILILQENDNCSASNCSDPDDEGRRPAGTFTFLLDQTYSLFAFDLVDVEDSTAEAGEISFFLGGTNGTSVASFTFEDLLMLGQGIAYGDNSANRVDLGLVGDYDTVRVRLGGSGGFDNLILAVPEPGTAALLGMGLAGLAAAGRRRR